CCCGAGATCAGGATCATTGAGACACAAAAGTACGTCAGAAGATGAGGACAACAAACCGGGTAAACGATCAATGACCTTGCTGTAATGCCGCTCCGCCTCAAAGCTGCCTTTCTGAAAAGAGGGCGGATCAACCACCACGATATCATAGGGGCCCTTGCGCTTGAGCTTACCCCAGGACTTGAACAGATCATGAGCCAAAAATTCAACCTTGCCCAAATCCAAATCGCTCAAGCGATGATTTACCCAACCTTTTTGCAAGGAGCGCTGACTCATATCCAGATTCACCACCCGTTGGGCGCCCGCTTTCATCGCAGCCACTGAAAAAGCACAGGTATAGGCAAACAGATTCAATACTCGTTTACCTTCGGCGTGAGCTGCTATCCAACGACGACCATTAGCCATATCCAGAAACAAACCGCTGTTCTGCTGTTTACCCAGCTCCAACTGATAACAGGCACCTTGCTCGGTAACGACCGGCTTGGAGTCGAACTCACCCCACAAAACCTCGGTTGGCGCACCTGGCAAGTAACGACGTTGGACCAATAGAGACTGCAACGGTTCGCCACCAAACTGTTTGGCCATATGCAATAAATCGTCACTTAATTGTGATAATTCATCATGATTAACTTCACGGTAAAAAGTCAGCAGCCATTGCCGACCAAGCGCATCCAGGTTGACAGCTTCCAACCCCGAAAAACAGTGACCACGACCATGAAACAAACGGCGCACGCCATCGTCGACAGGAGCAGCACGGGAAGACACTTCCTGTAGGAGAAGGCTCCAATCCCAGATGATTGGTTCAGAGTTTGGCATAAAAATATCGTTAACCTAGGTAAAAGCTCAGGCCGCATCAATGCAGCGCGATATTATCAATCGAATGGAACATCTTTTGATTTGATTGTGGTCAGGGTTTTAGGCTGAAAAATTAAAAAAAACCTGAGGAAAAAGCCATTCTCGCGACCATCCCAACCATTTTACCTGAAAATCTGGAAAAAATTACCACAATGGCACGCCAAACAGGCTCTTATGCAACATAAGAATCAGAGTCCAGGCTCCACAACCGGCCAGGACCACAATCAGATCCCAGTACCAGGCCTTTTTGCTTTGGGAACGAACCGCGCCACGCTTATTCGCTGAAGCGATGGCTATCACCGAATATAAGCCAAAACCTCCGAACAAAATCGTGGATGCCTGATCACCATTGGCCAACAGATGGCCAAGCGCCCACAAAATCACCCCGCCCAACATCGGGTGAGGTGTCAAACGGCGCAAATTCGACGGCACATACGCGGCGGCCAGTAAAATAAATCCGATGAGCACCAGGGGTGCGGTAAACGCCCGCCCCCAACCGGGAGGATTCCATAACGCCACCATCGGTGCCTGGGCTTTGCCCATGACAATCATCACCAAAGCGCAGGCTGAAATCAGCGCAAACACCCCTTTGTAGGGCAGCTCTCCCATTCGCAAGACAACACTGGCTCGTAAGCTGGGAACGGTAGGAACCAAATGAATAGCAATAAACAGCAGCATACCCGACAACAGCAGGATCATCTTATTCTCCTTAACAAGAGGGTGATTCGTACCAATGCAACCCAAGCATAACAGCGCTACCCCGCAACCGACACCTGCCAGCAACCCAATAGCGACTGGAGACTCTTCACGGGAGCCCCAGGCCACCTATGATTAATGTGAACGGCCAGCCGATTATCTTCGTATTGAATCTCTACACCAGCTCCAGATTCTGTAAAGGGAGAGTAAGAGCACATGAAGATGTCTCAGCTGTGACGTAAACTCTAACGATATACCACCATAGACCCACAGAAGCAGAATTTAGGGTCCATAATTAACAATTACCGCGGTCCTCCGTACCGGCCTTTATGCATCGATTTGTTCAATCCAGCCTCATCATCTTCAGCGCTCTGTTGTTGAGTGCCTGCAGTACCATCGAGAGTCGAGTTCCTCGATCGGAACCTATCATTCCCGGGCAATGGTCTGCGGATGAACTGCAGCAGCAGATGGACCGAGAACCCTGGCTAAGCAGCTTTTCCAATGAGCAACTCACCCTGCTGGTAGAAGAGGCTATCGTCGCCAACTACTCTTTGCGTGCCGCTCAAGCCCGAAGCGAGGCGGCATTAGCCCAGGCGCGTATTGCCGGGGCCGATCGCTATCCGGAACTCAATGCCGTCTTCGATGCCGCTCGCCAGCGACAAAACCCGGGTGGTAACTCGGTGATTAGCAACAACTTCGATGCCTCGCTGGAAGCCAGCTGGGAGGTCGACCTCTGGGGCAAACTGGATGCCCGCACGCAAGCTGCGCTAAACGATTACCTGTCGAGCCAGGCCGACTTCGAACAAGCACGCTTTCAACTGGCCGCCGATGTCGCCAGCGCCTGGTTTGATGTCAGTGAGGCCCGAATGCAGCTGGAATTGGTAGAACAACGCTTGCAAAACCAATCCAACAATCTGGAGATTATTCGCCAGAATTACCTTAATGGCCTCAACGATTCTCTCGATCTCTATCTTGGTCGTGCCGACCTTGAGGCCGATCGCAGCCGGTTGCAATCGAGCCGCCAGGCCTTGCAACAAAGCATTCGCGAACTGGAAATACTGCTCGGCCGCTATCCCGCAACCGAACTTGAGGCGCCGGCCTCGGTGCCAACTCTGACCGAACCGCCACCAGCAGGCATCCCTTCTGAATTACTGCAACGCCGCCAGGATGTCATTTCAGCCCGGCTAAGCCTTAGAGCGGCAGATTTCCGCGCCGAAGAAGCTCACTACAACCGTTACCCCAGGTTGCGCCTGACAGCCCGCGGGGGCAGCAGCAGTGATGAACTGGATGATCTGATGCGCAGCGATTACCTGGCCTGGTCCCTACTGGGAGGACTGGCTGCCCCTCTATTTGATGCCGGCCGACTGGAAGCCAGCGAACTGCAGGCCCGAGCCCAGGCCCGGGAAGCGGAAGCGGGCTACTCATCAACCCTCCAGCAAGCCTTTGCCGAAGTCGAACAAGCGCTTAATAACGAAGGCTTGTTACTGGAGCAGCAGCGTGCCTTGAAAAACGCCGCCAGCGATTCCATCAACGCCGAAAAGCTGGCTTTTGAAAACTACCGTTCCGGACTGGTTGAATACATTACTGTGCTGGAGTCCCAGCGCCGCAGCTTCGATGCCCAAAGCTCCGAGATCGAAGTGAGAAACCGGCTACTGCAAAACCGTATCAATCTTTATCTGGCACTGGGTGGAGACTTTGCCCTGTCACCCAGCTCTTTCGAGGAACCCTGATGTCCCTTTTGCGCAAAGCAACCCCTCCTCTCGTGGTGCTGGCACTGAGCGCCCTTGCGGTCTTTTACATCGTCAATAACAAGCCCACCGCGACAACCCAGCCACAGCCTCGCGCCCAACTGGCCGTCGACGTTATGACCCTGCACCCTCAGGACTATCAGATACGGTTGGACAGCTACGGTACCGTTCAGCCCCACACGCAGGGCAGCTTAATTCCGGAAGTCTCCGGCGCCATCGTTCAGGTATCAGGAAATTTTCGCGAGGGCCGGTTCTTCGATAAAGGGGAAGTATTGCTGCAGATCGACGATCGCGACTACCAATCCGCCTTGACCATTGCCCGCGCCACCCTGATCCAGGCCCGCTTTGAGTTACAGGAGGAGCAGGCTCGGGCCGACCAGGCCAAACGAGACTGGCAGCGACTTGGTGAAGGGGGCACGCCGCCCCCCCTGGTCCTGCGCGAGCCTCAATTGGCCTCCGCGTCAGCCAAAATTGCCTCAGCTCAGGCGCAATACGAACAAGCCCAGCTGGATCTGGAACGCACGCGCATCCGGGCCCCCTACGCCGGTCGTATCCTGAGCAAACATGTTGATATTGGCCAATACATCACCACCGGCACCGAACTGGCCCAGATCTACGCGATCGATTTTGTCGAAGTTCGCCTGCCACTCAATAACCGTCAGTTGGAGTTCGTCGAGATTCCCGAACTCTATCGCGGCAACCGCCCCCAAAGTGAAGTCCAGTACCCTACGGTCATCATCAAGGCCCGTCTGGGGCGCAATGAGTTTCTCTGGAACGGTCGCATCGTACGCGCCGAAGGCGCGGTGGACAACGACTCCCGACAGCTCTTTGTGATCGCGCGGGTGGATGACCCCTACAGTAACGACGGCAGCAATCGCCCCCCCTTGAAAATTGGTCAGTTTGTCGAGGCCGAAATAGAGGGCAGCCTGCTGACCGATGTCTTTGTGATGCCCCGCAGCGCTCTGCGCCAGGATAACCAGATTTCTCTGGTCTCTGGCAATCAGCTAAAGCGCCAGGGGATCAACCTGGTGTGGAGCGATGCTCGTGCTGCGGTGATAGAGGGCTCGTTGGCACAAGGTGATCTGCTGGTCACCTCACCGACCGGATCGGCCATCAGCGGCACCCCGGTGACCATCAACACCATAGACGGCGAAGAACAACTGGCCGGGAAAGTAACACCCACATCGAAACCGTCTGACAACAACAAGCAGGGAGGTTAATCAATGCATTCGATGATCGCCTGGTTTACTCGCAATCACGTGGCCGCCAACTTACTGCTGGTGTCGATCATCGGAGCGGGCCTGTTTTCGATGACCAATCGAGTCCCCCTGGAAGTCTTTCCCAGTATTGACCTGGACGTGGTCAACATTACCGTCGTCTATCGGGGGGCAACTCCGGCAGAAGCCGAAGAGAGCGTCACGGTTCGTATCGAAGAAGCGATTCACGACCTGGAAGGGATCGAAAAACTGCGATCGCGCTCCGTAGAAGGGTTTTCAATGGTCACCGTGGAAGTGGCCAGTGGCTACGATTCGCGCGAATTGATGAATGATATCAAGAGCCGGGTCGACGCCATCAATACCTTACCTACCGATGCCGAACGGCCTGTGGTAGCAACGCGTCAACACACTCGGGAAGTGATCAGCGTGGTCGCATCCGGCGATCTGAGCGAGATGGAATTACGCCTTTTGGGCGAGCGCGTTCGGGACGACCTGGTCCGTTTACCGGGCATCTCCCAGGTTGAACTGGAGGGTGTCAGGCCCTACGAAATCTCGATCGAAGTCGATGAACGTACACTGCAAGAGTTTGGCGTCACCCTGGAGCAGGTCGCCGACCGGGTTCGTAATAGTTCGCTCGACCTTTCCGCCGGTAACATCCGAGCCCGCAGCGGCGAAGTTCTGGTACGAACCAAGGGCCAGGCCTACACCCAACGTGAATTCGAGGAGATTGTGATCCTTACCCGCAGCGATGGCACCTTGCTGCGCTTAAGCGATATCGCCCGGGTCCATGACAGCTTCGATGAAGACCTGATTGTTA
Above is a genomic segment from Aestuariirhabdus haliotis containing:
- a CDS encoding efflux transporter outer membrane subunit; this translates as MHRFVQSSLIIFSALLLSACSTIESRVPRSEPIIPGQWSADELQQQMDREPWLSSFSNEQLTLLVEEAIVANYSLRAAQARSEAALAQARIAGADRYPELNAVFDAARQRQNPGGNSVISNNFDASLEASWEVDLWGKLDARTQAALNDYLSSQADFEQARFQLAADVASAWFDVSEARMQLELVEQRLQNQSNNLEIIRQNYLNGLNDSLDLYLGRADLEADRSRLQSSRQALQQSIRELEILLGRYPATELEAPASVPTLTEPPPAGIPSELLQRRQDVISARLSLRAADFRAEEAHYNRYPRLRLTARGGSSSDELDDLMRSDYLAWSLLGGLAAPLFDAGRLEASELQARAQAREAEAGYSSTLQQAFAEVEQALNNEGLLLEQQRALKNAASDSINAEKLAFENYRSGLVEYITVLESQRRSFDAQSSEIEVRNRLLQNRINLYLALGGDFALSPSSFEEP
- a CDS encoding NnrU family protein yields the protein MILLLSGMLLFIAIHLVPTVPSLRASVVLRMGELPYKGVFALISACALVMIVMGKAQAPMVALWNPPGWGRAFTAPLVLIGFILLAAAYVPSNLRRLTPHPMLGGVILWALGHLLANGDQASTILFGGFGLYSVIAIASANKRGAVRSQSKKAWYWDLIVVLAGCGAWTLILMLHKSLFGVPLW
- a CDS encoding efflux RND transporter periplasmic adaptor subunit, with the translated sequence MSLLRKATPPLVVLALSALAVFYIVNNKPTATTQPQPRAQLAVDVMTLHPQDYQIRLDSYGTVQPHTQGSLIPEVSGAIVQVSGNFREGRFFDKGEVLLQIDDRDYQSALTIARATLIQARFELQEEQARADQAKRDWQRLGEGGTPPPLVLREPQLASASAKIASAQAQYEQAQLDLERTRIRAPYAGRILSKHVDIGQYITTGTELAQIYAIDFVEVRLPLNNRQLEFVEIPELYRGNRPQSEVQYPTVIIKARLGRNEFLWNGRIVRAEGAVDNDSRQLFVIARVDDPYSNDGSNRPPLKIGQFVEAEIEGSLLTDVFVMPRSALRQDNQISLVSGNQLKRQGINLVWSDARAAVIEGSLAQGDLLVTSPTGSAISGTPVTINTIDGEEQLAGKVTPTSKPSDNNKQGG
- a CDS encoding class I SAM-dependent methyltransferase; protein product: MPNSEPIIWDWSLLLQEVSSRAAPVDDGVRRLFHGRGHCFSGLEAVNLDALGRQWLLTFYREVNHDELSQLSDDLLHMAKQFGGEPLQSLLVQRRYLPGAPTEVLWGEFDSKPVVTEQGACYQLELGKQQNSGLFLDMANGRRWIAAHAEGKRVLNLFAYTCAFSVAAMKAGAQRVVNLDMSQRSLQKGWVNHRLSDLDLGKVEFLAHDLFKSWGKLKRKGPYDIVVVDPPSFQKGSFEAERHYSKVIDRLPGLLSSSSDVLLCLNDPDLGVDFISDRVAQSPAALDFVERIETGPDFPEQDTNKGLKILHYRYQGDV